A region from the Patescibacteria group bacterium genome encodes:
- the trxA gene encoding thioredoxin: MFSMVKLIDFFATWCGPCRAMLPIVEETVSELQGKIEFEKVDVDSNSPRAQEFGVMSIPTFVLLKDGKEVDRKMGMISKEQFAGWIKLHI; the protein is encoded by the coding sequence ATGTTTTCCATGGTTAAACTAATTGATTTTTTTGCCACATGGTGTGGTCCTTGTCGCGCAATGTTACCTATTGTAGAAGAAACAGTATCGGAATTACAAGGGAAAATTGAATTCGAGAAAGTTGATGTAGATAGCAATTCGCCTCGCGCCCAAGAATTTGGCGTTATGAGTATTCCCACCTTTGTTTTGCTAAAGGATGGAAAAGAAGTGGATAGAAAAATGGGGATGATATCAAAAGAGCAGTTTGCCGGTTGGATTAAGTTGCACATTTAA
- a CDS encoding serine hydrolase: protein MENILPKKTPIKKYFAPFLLVLILIIALTTWTKPQKFSKTLENGNKEILYEATFRNEGDKNPQRLSFDLRNSPETATPEVSAQEVLFVDLATNTIIYNKNAQKQVPVASLVKIATAVVAVEHLKLDEKIVVSQKAGTIGENVMGISPGEEYTLEELLYGLVLASGNDTAYAIAEGVAGDAKTFTDWMNRKASDLGLENTKFSEPSGLNPKNKEYYSTAYDLAILTEYALRKPELAEIFATFEYEIFATERHKYIYLQNQTNLLSTYPGAKGVKTGYTEDSGLCLITYVENSGHKILGVILGSLNRRTEGIILLDNAFSKFGITIPHNLL from the coding sequence ATGGAAAACATCTTACCAAAAAAAACTCCAATTAAAAAGTATTTTGCCCCATTTTTACTCGTGCTTATTTTAATTATTGCTCTAACAACCTGGACAAAGCCCCAAAAATTCTCCAAAACGCTAGAAAACGGCAATAAAGAGATCCTCTACGAAGCAACTTTTAGAAACGAGGGGGATAAAAATCCCCAAAGGCTATCTTTTGATCTTAGAAACTCCCCAGAAACCGCGACTCCAGAGGTCTCGGCGCAAGAGGTTTTATTTGTCGATTTGGCAACCAACACCATAATCTACAATAAAAATGCCCAAAAGCAAGTCCCTGTTGCCAGCCTTGTCAAAATTGCCACAGCAGTTGTCGCGGTGGAGCACCTAAAGTTGGATGAAAAAATAGTTGTTTCGCAAAAAGCTGGTACTATCGGCGAAAATGTCATGGGTATTTCGCCAGGCGAAGAATATACCTTAGAAGAATTGCTCTATGGGCTGGTTCTTGCCTCAGGAAATGACACTGCCTATGCCATAGCTGAAGGAGTTGCTGGAGACGCCAAAACATTTACCGACTGGATGAATCGCAAGGCAAGTGATTTAGGTTTAGAAAATACTAAATTTTCGGAACCCAGTGGTCTTAATCCCAAAAACAAAGAGTATTATTCCACAGCTTATGACTTAGCGATTTTGACAGAATACGCCTTGAGAAAACCGGAGCTTGCCGAGATATTTGCCACATTTGAATATGAGATTTTTGCAACCGAAAGACACAAATATATTTACCTACAAAACCAAACCAATTTGCTCTCTACCTACCCTGGAGCTAAAGGAGTAAAAACCGGTTATACCGAGGATTCGGGATTGTGTTTAATAACTTATGTAGAAAATTCGGGACACAAAATTCTAGGTGTCATTCTTGGAAGTTTAAACAGAAGAACAGAAGGTATAATACTTTTGGATAACGCCTTCTCTAAATTTGGCATTACCATCCCCCACAACTTGCTTTAG
- a CDS encoding nucleotidyltransferase domain-containing protein produces MKDITNALEKLSNAFSKRPEILAGYLFGSYLKGTAVSTSDIDIAVLLDKDVFNPKSYQYMLELQNEVSKNIVDFKTEIIPTTYMSYPLRFTAPLLGKVIYCKDQAKRLREEKKLEIDYEELKELYDMRHKIIMERVKSRVMANS; encoded by the coding sequence ATATTACAAACGCCTTGGAAAAATTATCAAACGCCTTTTCTAAAAGACCCGAAATACTTGCGGGGTATCTTTTTGGTTCTTATTTAAAAGGAACTGCTGTATCAACTAGTGACATAGACATTGCTGTTTTACTTGATAAGGATGTTTTTAATCCAAAAAGCTATCAGTATATGCTTGAATTGCAAAATGAAGTATCTAAAAACATCGTTGATTTTAAGACAGAGATTATCCCAACAACTTATATGTCTTATCCACTGCGATTTACCGCCCCACTTCTGGGGAAAGTAATTTATTGTAAAGACCAAGCTAAAAGGCTAAGAGAAGAAAAAAAGTTAGAGATAGATTACGAAGAATTAAAAGAGCTTTACGACATGCGTCATAAGATTATAATGGAGAGAGTAAAAAGTCGTGTTATGGCAAACTCCTAA